The genomic segment GGACCGGCGCGGGGACCGGCTGGGTCATCGGCGCCTGCTCACCGGCGGCACCTGCTGGGTGCGCTCACTCGGAGCCGGCCCCGCGCGCGCCGTCGGCGCCCTCGATCGTCACCCGCTCGAGGACGACGGGCTCGACGGGGCGGTCCATCGCGCCCGTGCGCACCGCGGCGATCGCGTCGACGACGGCGCGGCTCTCGTCGTCCGCCACCTCGCCGAAGATCGTGTGCTTGCCCTGCAGCCACGTCGCGGGCGCCACGGTGATGAAGAACTGGGAGCCGTTGGTGCCGCGGCCGCCGCGCTTGCCGGCGTTCGCCATCGCCAGCAGGTAGGGCTCGGTGAAGGTCAGCTCGGGGTGGATCTCGTCGTCGAAGGTGTAGCCGGGGCCGCCCGTGCCGTTCCCGACCGGGTCGCCGCCCTGGATCATGAAGCCCGGGATGACGCGGTGGAACGTCAGCCCGTCGAAGAGGGGGTCGGTGCGCTGCTGGCCCGTCTTCGGGTCCGTCCACTCCTGCGCGCCCGTCGCCAGCCCGGTGAAGTTGCGCACGGTCTTCGGCGCGTGGTCGGGGAAGAGCCGAACCCGGATGTCGCCGTGGTTGGTGTGCAGCGTCGCGTCCATGCGCTCATCCTCGCACCCCGGTCCGGGGAGGCAGCCGGGGCGCGGGCGCGGCAGGATGGGGGCTCGACGAACGGCCCGGGCAGCCCGGGCCCGGGAGGAGGACGCGTGTTCGGAACGACGAGCCGCAGGGACCGCGCGGCGGGCAGGGCGGTGGTGGCCGTCACGAAGCACCAGCTCTCGCAGGGCGCCAGGGGTGCCGTGTCGGCCGTGCGCGGCCGGGTCAGCCCGGCGGCGTCCTACGCGCGCACCAGCGCCGTCTCGGCCGCCGGCACCGCGCGGGAGTGGGCGGGCCCGCGGCTGGTGGACGCCCGCGAGCGCAGCACGGCGCAGCTGGTGCGCGCCCGCGAGCGCAGCGTGCAGACGACCGCGCCGAAGGTGGAGTCCTACGCCGCCTCCCTCGCGCCCCGCGTCAACGACGCCCGCGACGCGATCGTGGAGGACATCCTCCCCCGCGTCGTGCAGGCGGTGTCGGCGGGCGCCGCGGCGGCCGCGGCGCGGGCCACCCAGGCGACCGACGCGGCCGCGGGCGCCAGCGTCACGGCGCTCGGGGACGTCCAGCGCCGCGCGAGCCAGCTGACCGCGCCGCCGCCGAAGAGCCACAAGGTGCGCAACACCGTCCTCGTCCTCGGCGCGGCCGGTGCCGCCGGTGCCGCGGGGTGGGCGGCGTGGAAGCGCTCCTCCGCGCCGGCGGACCCGTGGGTGCCCGCGACGGCGCCCGGCTCGGGAGTGACGACGACGGGCGGCACGGGCAGCACGGACGGCACGGGCACCGCGGGCAGCACCGGCGGGACGACGTCCACCACGCAGGTGGTGGCCGGCCCGGACGCCGGTGAGCGCCTGAGCCGCCCGGGCCAGGGCAGCGGGCTGGGCGCGGGCACCGCGGCCAGCACGTCCAGCGACGCCTCGACGCCCGCCCCCGAAGGCTCCGACGCCGCCCAGCAGGCCCGCTCGGCTGCCGGGGGCCCCGAGGCGAGCGCCGACAGCGTCGGCAGCCTGGGCGTCACCGAGGAGCAGAGCGCGAACCCGGACGCCCCGTCGACCCGCCGCCGCAGCGGCGGATCCACGAGCTGACCCGACCGACCGGCACCGAGGGCCCCGCACCGCGACCACCGCGATGCGGGGCCCTCGCGCGTCAGCAGGACGCGCGGCGTCGGGGGAGTGCGAGGGGCGCGGGACCCGCGCGGCGCGCCGCCGCGGCCGTCCGGGGTGGAGACGACGGGACTCGAACCCGTAACCCCCTGCTTGCAAAGCAGGTGCGCTACCAGTTGCGCCACGCCCCCGGGGGCACGAGTGGGCCTAACAGGACTTGAACCTGTGACCTCTTCCTTATCAGGGAAGCGCTCTGACCGACTGAGCTATAGGCCCGTGCGGCTCGGCGCTCGCGCGCCGGCCAGCAGGGAGGACACTACCTCAGTCGTCGCTGAGGGTGAGTCGCAGGCCGCCCACGAGGCTGCTGGCGGTGTTGTAGAGGAACGCGGCCAGCACGGCGAGCGCCGTGACGAGGACGACGTCGAGGACGGCGACGAAGACCGCCACCGACACGACGCGGCTGAGGCCGAGCACCGACGTCAGGTCGAAGTCGGACTCCGCCCCGAACACCTCGCCGGCGAGACCCTCCAGCTGGGCGAAGACGCCCGTCGCCTCCAGCAGCGACCACACGACCGCGACCGCGACGACGAGGACGATCCCGAGCGCCACGGAGAGCAGGAACGCCAGCTTGGCGACCGACCACAGGTGCAGCCTCGCGACGGTCAGGCGCACCCTGCGGTGCGCGTCGTCGTCGCCCTCGTGCTCCTCGGGCGCGGGGGCCGGCCGGTCGGGGGACGCCGCCTGCGGGCGGTCCGCGTCGCGCTCGCCAGCACGCGCCGGCCCCCGGTCCGGGGCCGGCGCCGACACGCGGGGCTGCGGCGCCGTCCCGCCGGCCGAGGGGCGCGGGCCGCCGCCCAGGTGGCCGACCTCGGGGGCCGCGGCGGGCGCGGAGGCACCCGCCGGCCGGGCTCCTGCCGCGGCGCGCGCCGGGCCGCCGCCACCTCCGGGGGCGGAGCCGCCCCCGGCGCGCGCCTGCGTCTTCTCGGACGGGCTCACGCCCCACCTCCGCTGTCGGGTCCGCTCGACGGTAGACCATCGCCCTCGGTCCCGCCGCTGATCGCCGCCTCGGCGGCGCGCTCGACGTTGCGCGCCACCGCGATGATCGCGTCGCCCGGGTCGGGGGCGGCGAAGCGGACCCCGGAGGTGTCGCGGCCCGTGCGGCGCACCTCCGCCACCCGCGAGCGCACGACCTTGCCCCTGGCCATGACGACGAGCACCTCGTCGTCCTCCTCGACGAGCAGGGCGCCCGCGAGGTCGCCGCCGCGGTCGCTGGCCTTGGCCACCTTGATGCCGTAGCCGCCGCGGCCCTGCACGCGGTACTCCCCGACCGCCGTGCGCTTGGCCGTCCCGGACTCGTAGACGACGAACACGTCCAGCTCTCCGGAGGGCGGGACGACGTCCATGGCCAGCAGCTCGTCGCCGTCGCGGAAGCGCATGCCCGTCACGCCCGACGTCGCCCGGCCCATGGGCCGCAGCGCGTCGTCGGACGCCGTGAAGCGCACCGACTGCCCCTGCCGGGAGACCAGCAGCAGGTCGTCGTCGTCCCCGACCAGGCGCGCGGAGACCAGCTCGTCGCCCTCGCGCAGGTTGATCGCCACGACGCCGCCGGCGCGGTTGGAGTCGTACTCGGCCAGGCGGGTCTTCTTCACCAGCCCGCTGCGGGTGGCGAGGACCAGGAAGGGCGACTGCGCGTAGTCGCGCAGGTCGAGCACCTGGGCGATCTCCTCGCCCGGCTGGAAGGCCAGCAGGTTCGCGACGTGCTGCCCGCGCGCCTCGCGGCCGCCCTCGGGCAGCTCGTACGCCTTGGCGCGGTACACGCGCCCGAGGTTGGTGAAGAAGAGCAGCCAGTGGTGGCTGGTGGTGGTGAAGAAGTGCCCCACGACGTCGTCGGCGCGCAGCTGCGCCCCCCGCACGCCCTTGCCGCCGCGGCGCTGGGAGCGGTAGGCGTCCACCCGCGTGCGCTTGGCGTACCCCCCGGTCGTGATCGTGACGACCACGTCCTCCTCGGGGATGAGGTCCTCCATCGACATGTCGCCCTCGAAGGGCTGGATGCGCGTGCGCCGCTCGTCGCCGTACTTCTCGGCGATGGCGCCCAGCTCCTCGCCCACGATCGCCCGCTGGCGCGAGGGGGTGGCCAGGACGTCCTCGTAGTCGGCGATCTGCGCCTGCAGGGATTCGAACTCGTCGAGGATGCGCCGGCGCTCCAGGGCGGCCAGCTGGCGCAGCTGCAGGTTGAGGATCGCCGAGGCCTGGGCCTCGTCGACCTCCAGGAGCTCCATCAGGCCGCTGCGGGCGACGTCCGCCGTCGCGCTGGCCCGGATCAGGGCGATGACCTCGTCCAG from the Quadrisphaera sp. DSM 44207 genome contains:
- a CDS encoding peptidylprolyl isomerase produces the protein MDATLHTNHGDIRVRLFPDHAPKTVRNFTGLATGAQEWTDPKTGQQRTDPLFDGLTFHRVIPGFMIQGGDPVGNGTGGPGYTFDDEIHPELTFTEPYLLAMANAGKRGGRGTNGSQFFITVAPATWLQGKHTIFGEVADDESRAVVDAIAAVRTGAMDRPVEPVVLERVTIEGADGARGAGSE
- a CDS encoding DUF3566 domain-containing protein; translated protein: MSPSEKTQARAGGGSAPGGGGGPARAAAGARPAGASAPAAAPEVGHLGGGPRPSAGGTAPQPRVSAPAPDRGPARAGERDADRPQAASPDRPAPAPEEHEGDDDAHRRVRLTVARLHLWSVAKLAFLLSVALGIVLVVAVAVVWSLLEATGVFAQLEGLAGEVFGAESDFDLTSVLGLSRVVSVAVFVAVLDVVLVTALAVLAAFLYNTASSLVGGLRLTLSDD
- the gyrA gene encoding DNA gyrase subunit A, which encodes MSETTPPTSPPSGAADGAGDGGGDRVEQVDLQLEMQRSYLDYAMSVIVSRALPDVRDGLKPVHRRVVYAMYDGGYRPDRPYSKCARVVGDVMGHYHPHGDAPIYDALVRLAQDWSLRYPLVDGQGNFGSPGNDPAAAPRYTECRMAPLALELVRDIDQETVDSTPNYDGHTTEPTVLPSRFPNLLVNGSVGIAVGMATNIPPHNLREVAAGVQWALDHPDAPDEELLEALIARVQGPDFPTSGLVMGRRGIEDTYRTGRGSITMRAVVEVEEIHNRQCLVITELPYQVNPDNLAQKIADLVRDGRLSGVADVRDETSGKTGQRLVIVLRRDAVAKVVLNNLYKHTPLQENFGANMLALVDGVPRTLSLDGFVKHWISHQLDVIQRRTRFRLRRAQERAHILQGYLRALDALDEVIALIRASATADVARSGLMELLEVDEAQASAILNLQLRQLAALERRRILDEFESLQAQIADYEDVLATPSRQRAIVGEELGAIAEKYGDERRTRIQPFEGDMSMEDLIPEEDVVVTITTGGYAKRTRVDAYRSQRRGGKGVRGAQLRADDVVGHFFTTTSHHWLLFFTNLGRVYRAKAYELPEGGREARGQHVANLLAFQPGEEIAQVLDLRDYAQSPFLVLATRSGLVKKTRLAEYDSNRAGGVVAINLREGDELVSARLVGDDDDLLLVSRQGQSVRFTASDDALRPMGRATSGVTGMRFRDGDELLAMDVVPPSGELDVFVVYESGTAKRTAVGEYRVQGRGGYGIKVAKASDRGGDLAGALLVEEDDEVLVVMARGKVVRSRVAEVRRTGRDTSGVRFAAPDPGDAIIAVARNVERAAEAAISGGTEGDGLPSSGPDSGGGA